One Comamonas sp. 26 genomic region harbors:
- a CDS encoding DUF2076 domain-containing protein, translating into MTSQEQQLLQDLCARLTLTQGQPKDPQADAELRSGLTAAPDAVYWLAQRTLMLEQALQQAQKQISELQQQVQQAQQNQNQAGSSFLSGGLSTHFGRAPEPSVNAASAQSSYQSPSQFQPAMPASSWRDRFSGGATSSAASSSPSAAQPAASQGGSFLGSAVAAAAGVAGGMFLFNGLGNLMGNQHASSANPLGSSESKPLAQDSSTQNLNEGSGSTSSLADDAGLGSIDSAASGSWDDGGGFFDDDFA; encoded by the coding sequence ATGACCTCTCAAGAACAACAATTGCTGCAAGACCTGTGCGCGCGACTGACGCTGACGCAGGGGCAGCCCAAAGACCCGCAGGCCGATGCTGAACTGCGCAGCGGCCTGACCGCCGCGCCCGATGCCGTTTACTGGCTGGCCCAGCGTACCTTGATGCTGGAGCAGGCGTTGCAGCAGGCGCAAAAGCAGATCAGCGAGCTGCAGCAGCAAGTGCAGCAGGCCCAGCAAAACCAGAATCAGGCTGGCTCCAGCTTTCTATCGGGCGGGCTGAGCACGCACTTTGGCCGTGCGCCAGAGCCTTCTGTGAATGCCGCTAGCGCGCAGTCGTCGTATCAAAGCCCCAGCCAGTTTCAGCCAGCCATGCCAGCATCCAGCTGGCGCGATCGCTTTTCAGGCGGTGCCACATCCAGCGCCGCATCCAGTTCCCCCAGCGCTGCTCAGCCCGCAGCATCGCAAGGTGGCAGTTTTCTGGGCAGCGCCGTAGCGGCAGCGGCCGGTGTGGCGGGCGGCATGTTTTTGTTCAACGGGCTGGGTAATCTGATGGGCAACCAGCACGCCAGCTCTGCCAACCCCTTGGGCAGCAGTGAAAGCAAACCGCTGGCCCAAGACAGCAGCACGCAGAACCTGAACGAGGGCAGCGGCAGTACATCCAGTCTGGCTGATGACGCAGGCCTTGGCAGCATTGATAGTGCAGCCAGCGGCAGCTGGGATGATGGCGGTGGCTTCTTTGATGACGACTTTGCGTGA
- a CDS encoding glycine zipper 2TM domain-containing protein, protein MQVIQRWGRVAMVGAIAAVLSACAAYPQGSYQNSYPAQGGYQQGGYSGSGFPATTQTYPVGSMPAQGYPANNCDYNNPNCYSQQQQQPQYAQQGRVMNIETVRVQDGSGVGAGGAIAGGVIGGVLGNQVGKGSGRTLATIAGVVGGALAGNAVQNGVGGGSVRDVYRVTVQLQDGSMRAVDYQYAPQFSVGDYVRVEGNQIFRR, encoded by the coding sequence ATGCAAGTCATTCAACGCTGGGGCCGCGTGGCCATGGTTGGCGCAATTGCCGCAGTTCTGTCGGCCTGCGCTGCATATCCTCAAGGCAGCTACCAAAATAGCTACCCTGCACAGGGCGGCTATCAGCAAGGTGGCTACTCTGGCTCGGGCTTTCCTGCCACCACGCAGACCTACCCTGTGGGCAGCATGCCAGCGCAAGGCTATCCCGCGAACAATTGCGACTACAACAATCCCAACTGCTATTCACAGCAGCAGCAACAGCCTCAATACGCCCAGCAGGGCCGCGTGATGAATATTGAAACCGTGCGCGTGCAAGACGGCAGCGGCGTGGGTGCCGGTGGTGCCATTGCTGGCGGCGTGATCGGTGGCGTGCTGGGTAATCAGGTCGGCAAGGGCTCTGGCCGCACACTGGCCACTATTGCCGGCGTGGTGGGTGGCGCTCTGGCTGGCAACGCCGTGCAAAACGGCGTGGGCGGCGGCAGTGTGCGTGACGTGTACCGCGTGACGGTGCAGCTGCAAGACGGCAGCATGCGCGCCGTTGACTACCAGTACGCACCACAGTTCAGCGTTGGTGACTATGTGCGTGTGGAAGGCAACCAGATCTTTCGCCGGTAA
- the dut gene encoding dUTP diphosphatase produces MNVDVKILDARLRENMPAYATPGSAGLDLRACIDAPVTLEPGQWQLIPTGMAMHLKDPNYAALILPRSGMGHKHGIVLGNLVGLIDSDYQGQLMVSAWNRSQTAFTLQPMDRLAQLMIVPVVQAQFNLVDDFADASERGEGGYGSTGKQ; encoded by the coding sequence ATGAACGTAGATGTCAAGATTCTCGATGCGCGCCTGCGCGAAAACATGCCCGCTTACGCCACGCCCGGCAGCGCCGGACTGGACCTGCGCGCTTGCATCGATGCGCCCGTGACGCTGGAGCCCGGCCAGTGGCAGCTGATTCCCACCGGCATGGCCATGCACCTCAAAGACCCCAACTACGCCGCTCTCATCCTGCCGCGCTCGGGCATGGGTCATAAGCACGGCATTGTGCTGGGCAACCTCGTGGGCCTGATTGACTCCGATTACCAGGGCCAGCTCATGGTCAGCGCCTGGAACCGCTCGCAAACCGCTTTCACGCTGCAGCCCATGGACCGCCTGGCTCAGCTGATGATCGTGCCCGTGGTGCAAGCCCAGTTCAATTTGGTCGATGACTTCGCCGACGCCAGCGAGCGCGGCGAAGGCGGTTACGGCTCTACAGGCAAGCAATAA
- the coaBC gene encoding bifunctional phosphopantothenoylcysteine decarboxylase/phosphopantothenate--cysteine ligase CoaBC gives MNDVFAGKHLVLGLSGGVACYKSAILCRLLVQAGATVQVVMTEAAEQFMTAVTMQALSGRAVYTSQWDVREPNNMPHINLSREADAILIAPCSADFIARLVQGRADELLSLMCLARPTDKVPLLLAPAMNREMWAHPATQRNLAQVQADGAKVLGVGNGSQACGETGDGRMLEPEEIMEELAAHFTVKRLEGQHLLVTAGPTFEAIDPVRGITNLSSGKMGFAIARAAQEAGAQVTVVAGPVHLPTPRGVMRINVQSARQMQEAVQSQVGNATIFIATAAVADWRPAEFSDQKIKKDGSGDVPAMSFVENPDILAGVAQSAQAKAGKLYCVGFAAESHDLLKHATAKRLRKAVPLLVGNIGPATFGKDDNALLLIDDKGTKELPHASKDVLARQLVDEIALRLPAVKS, from the coding sequence ATGAATGACGTGTTCGCAGGCAAACATCTGGTGCTGGGTCTCTCCGGGGGCGTAGCTTGTTACAAATCGGCCATTTTGTGCCGTTTGCTGGTTCAGGCCGGCGCTACGGTCCAAGTGGTCATGACGGAGGCGGCTGAGCAGTTCATGACAGCCGTCACCATGCAGGCGCTTTCTGGGCGCGCAGTCTACACCTCTCAGTGGGATGTGCGTGAGCCCAACAATATGCCCCACATCAACCTGAGCCGAGAGGCCGATGCGATTCTCATCGCCCCTTGCAGTGCAGACTTCATTGCGCGCCTGGTGCAAGGCCGTGCCGATGAGCTGCTGAGCCTGATGTGCCTGGCACGCCCCACGGATAAAGTGCCTCTGCTGCTGGCCCCGGCCATGAACCGCGAAATGTGGGCCCACCCCGCAACCCAGCGCAATCTGGCGCAGGTGCAAGCCGATGGTGCCAAGGTGCTGGGCGTGGGCAACGGCAGCCAGGCCTGCGGTGAGACGGGTGACGGCCGCATGCTGGAGCCCGAAGAAATCATGGAAGAGCTCGCCGCCCACTTCACGGTCAAGCGCCTGGAAGGTCAGCATCTGCTCGTGACCGCCGGCCCGACCTTTGAGGCGATTGACCCGGTGCGCGGCATCACCAATTTGTCGAGTGGAAAAATGGGGTTTGCCATTGCCCGCGCCGCGCAGGAGGCGGGCGCGCAGGTCACTGTGGTGGCTGGCCCCGTGCACCTGCCCACGCCGCGTGGCGTGATGCGTATCAATGTGCAATCGGCCCGCCAGATGCAAGAAGCCGTACAGTCGCAGGTGGGAAATGCCACTATCTTCATAGCTACTGCCGCTGTTGCAGATTGGCGACCAGCCGAATTTTCGGATCAAAAGATCAAGAAAGACGGCTCTGGCGATGTGCCAGCCATGAGCTTTGTTGAAAACCCCGACATTCTGGCGGGCGTCGCCCAGTCTGCGCAGGCCAAGGCTGGCAAGCTGTACTGCGTGGGTTTTGCGGCGGAAAGCCATGACCTGCTCAAGCACGCCACGGCCAAGCGCCTGCGCAAGGCCGTGCCGCTGCTGGTGGGTAATATTGGGCCGGCCACTTTTGGCAAGGACGACAATGCGCTGCTGCTGATTGATGATAAGGGCACGAAAGAGCTGCCCCACGCCAGCAAAGACGTTCTGGCGCGGCAGCTGGTGGATGAAATTGCCCTGCGACTGCCCGCTGTGAAGTCGTAA
- a CDS encoding peptidylprolyl isomerase — translation MEVTQQCVVALTWTLKDTLGEELDVLDEPVDFLVGGDDLLKRIEEALQGHVAGDKLDLHLEPEEAFGDYDETLIFLEKRELFPAEIEEGMTFESSAMPQGTNPVLPGLLYTVTEIYPEHVVLDGNHPLAGIALRIHVQIEAVRNATEEEVGRGTAGTGFFRIEPQAPGNDTLH, via the coding sequence ATGGAAGTTACCCAACAATGCGTGGTCGCTCTGACCTGGACACTGAAAGACACTCTGGGCGAAGAGCTGGACGTGCTGGACGAGCCGGTGGACTTTCTCGTCGGCGGTGATGATCTGCTCAAGCGCATCGAAGAAGCTCTGCAAGGCCATGTGGCTGGCGACAAGCTGGACCTGCACCTGGAGCCCGAAGAAGCGTTTGGCGACTATGACGAAACCCTGATCTTCCTGGAAAAGCGCGAGCTGTTCCCAGCCGAGATCGAAGAAGGCATGACCTTCGAGAGCAGCGCCATGCCCCAGGGCACCAACCCCGTGCTGCCAGGCCTGCTCTACACCGTCACAGAAATCTACCCCGAGCATGTGGTGCTGGACGGCAACCACCCGCTGGCCGGCATTGCGCTGCGCATTCATGTGCAGATCGAAGCCGTGCGCAATGCGACCGAAGAAGAAGTGGGCCGCGGCACTGCGGGGACAGGCTTTTTCCGCATCGAGCCTCAGGCTCCGGGCAATGACACACTGCACTGA